In the Arachis ipaensis cultivar K30076 chromosome B10, Araip1.1, whole genome shotgun sequence genome, one interval contains:
- the LOC110268292 gene encoding uncharacterized protein LOC110268292, with protein sequence MDSLNSYYQGQYFYMEINPDLGMGELPYTFFRRFKDVIPNSMTFCDFAGNEVDVVIDKCHRTGIVAHGYNNLTVLYGLKEGVWLSVCYVSRDKFLVVNVKDHYMRSKELCSPPLKLTVEVKPSVLIDEVIDISDDICDESPVVDPVEFVAIPEILHQQDNSTPFNPNSADTINQHIVFHNELSTH encoded by the exons ATGGATAGCTTGAACTCTTACTATCAAGGGCAATACTTTTACATGGAGATAAACCCAGATTTG GGGATGGGTGAACTTCCATACACATTCTTTCGGAGATTCAAAGATGTCATCCCAAACTCCATGACATTTTGTGATTTTGCTGGTAATGAGGTTGATGTGGTTATCGACAAGTGTCACCGAACGGGTATAGTTGCTCATGGCTATAATAATCTTACTGTGCTTTATGGCCTAAAAGAAGGAGTTTGGTTGAGTGTATGTTATGTTAGTCGAGACAAGTTCCTAGTCGTTAATGTCAAGGACCATTACATGCGCTCTAAAGAGCTGTGTTCCCCACCACTGAAGCTTACTGTTGAGGTCAAGCCATCCGTTCTTATTGACGAAGTAATAGACATATCTGATGATATATGTGATGAAAGTCCCGTCGTTGATCCAGTTGAATTTGTAGCAATTCCTGAAATCTTGCATCAACAAGATAATTCTACTCCCTTTAATCCAAATTCGGCTGACACAATTAACCAGCACATAGTCTTCCACAATGAGTTGTCGACACATTAA